One Rosa chinensis cultivar Old Blush chromosome 5, RchiOBHm-V2, whole genome shotgun sequence genomic region harbors:
- the LOC112165636 gene encoding probable ubiquitin-conjugating enzyme E2 26 isoform X1, producing MESLPSPQNPKKRLFSDTVSSSPSMDEDDVVLIPPPVTRTRKSRKGKEAIVPDVIEIDDDEDSDTAVFTDKKKVHRSNKVKAIKYSSDDYLDHRAKGAVFNSFITSGKSSSSASHKVDYGDFFLDEIIDVDEYARLQSHFDNVEIPPGVEAPMPPIPWLLNPPKSIETAVSGSSSFDRNYQQAAKSFAPASHNVMDLDGPSCDASSSKGDYTGLYLNEFIDINEYAQMTAYFDEMDVPPGIEAPIPHSLMLLDFRSSVKSVSGSSSSLKTQKDSVSHSLGISSSWKLPQVSSSKKKQSYLQHQGSASSLPVGAESSVFQTQTQNNVSVKPVSSMDTEKTMGKVNGFKQFDTVEDHSDHHYTKTSHLTKQKNWAKKIQEEWKILENDLPDMIFVRVYETRMDLLRAVIVGAEGTPYHDGLFFFDISFPSGYPNGPPHVYYHSGGLRLNPNLYDCGKVCLSLLNTWSGGKQEKWIPGKSTMLQVLVSIQGLILNTEPYFNEPGWAPMKGTPSGEMQSKKYNEDTFILSLRTMVYMMKKPPKYFEEFVIGHFRNRAHDILSACKAYMDGAQVGCLVKGQIQGVNGNKSCSQAFKNSVAGCLPTLVKQFTQIGAKDCEKFLPPTTVGNKQNGSMPQAARPSEWKKHF from the exons ATGGAGTCGCTGCCGTCTCCCCAGAATCCCaa GAAGCGACTGTTTTCGGATACTGTGAGCAGTTCTCCGAGCATGGACGAGGACGACGTCGTCTTGATTCCCCCTCCCGTTACTCGGACTCGGAAATCACGCAAAGGCAAAGAG GCTATTGTGCCGGATGTCATTGaaattgatgatgatgaagattctGACACTGCAGTGTTTACGGATAAGAAGAAGGTTCACAGAAGTAATAAAGTGAAGGCCATAAAATACTCTTCCGATGATTACCTTGATCATCGGGCTAAg GGAGCTGTGTTCAATAGTTTTATTACTTCTGGTAAGAGTTCTTCCTCAGCATCACACAAGGTTGACTatggtgatttttttttggatgagatAATCGATGTCGATGAGTATGCCCGACTGCAATCCCATTTTGATAATGTGGAAATTCCTCCTGGAGTAGAAGCACCTATGCCACCTATCCCCTGGTTGTTGAATCCACCTAAGAGTAttgaaactgcagtttctgGAAGTAGTTCTTTTGATAGAAACTATCAGCAGGCTGCTAAGAGTTTTGCTCCAGCATCGCATAATGTGATGGACTTAGATGGTCCCAGTTGTGATGCATCTAGTTCCAAGGGTGACTATACTGGTCTTTATTTGAACGAGTTTATAGATATCAATGAGTATGCCCAAATGACGGCTTATTTTGATGAAATGGATGTTCCTCCTGGAATAGAAGCACCTATCCCACATAGTCTCATGTTgttagattttagaagcagtgTAAAATCAGTTTCTGGAAGTAGTTCAAGCTTGAAGACCCAAAAGGATAGTGTTAGTCACTCTCTTGGGATATCATCATCTTGGAAACTTCCACAAGTTTCCAGCAGTAAAAAGAAACAGTCTTATCTGCAACACCAAGGGAGTGCTTCtagtctcccagttggagcagaATCATCAGTATTTCAAACACAAACTCAAAACAATGTCTCTGTGAAGCCAGTTTCTAGCATGGATACAGAAAAAACTATGGGGAAGGTAAAtggtttcaaacaatttgatacAGTTGAAGATCATTCAGACCATCATTATACTAAGACGAGTCATTTAACAAAGCAG AAGAACTGGGCAAAGAAAATTCAGGAAGAGTGGAAGATCCTGGAGAATGATTTGCCTG ATATGATATTCGTTAGAGTTTATGAGACAAGAATGGACCTCTTGAGAGCAGTAATTGTTGGAGCGGAGGGTACTCCTTACCATGATGGTCTCTTTTTCTTTGATATTTCCTTCCCCAGTGGTTATCCCAATGGGCCACCG CATGTCTACTACCACTCTGGTGGCCTTCGACTAAATCCAAATTTGTATGATTGTGGAAAAGTATGCCTCAGCCTTCTCAACACCTGGTCTGGGGGCAAGCAAGAGAAGTGGATCCCTGGTAAGTCAACGATGCTTCAGGTTTTGGTCTCTATACAAGGGCTGATCTTGAATACAGAGCCCTACTTCAATGAGCCTGGATGGGCACCCATGAAGGGTACACCAAGCGGTGAAATGCAATCGAAGAAGTACAATGAGGACACGTTCATCCTATCTCTAAGGACGATGGTGTACATGATGAAGAAGCCTCCAAAG TATTTTGAGGAGTTTGTTATCGGGCATTTCCGCAATCGTGCTCATGACATTCTAAGTGCATGTAAAGCATATATGGATGGAGCTCAAGTGGGGTGTCTAGTCAAAGGTCAGATTCAGGGTGTTAATGGTAACAAGAGCTGCTCACAGGCGTTTAAAAATTCTGTAGCTGGGTGTTTGCCTACTCTTGTCAAACAGTTTACACAGATTGGTGCCAAGGACTGTGAGAAATTTTTACCACCAACAACAGTCGGGAATAAGCAGAATGGTAGCATGCCTCAGGCTGCAAGACCTTCAGAGTGGAAGAAACATTTTTAG
- the LOC112203561 gene encoding uncharacterized protein LOC112203561 yields the protein MNMDILSWNCRGICNDSTKRALKDLISQNHPQIEFLCETKISRMVDFMDLHRAIGFQQYKVVLSEGNSRGLAMFWNEDVSIVPCSSSAHPIDLVIFGNLGEPQWRLTGFYGYAQPRERDRSWELLCTLRDLDSLPWVVIGEFKEILNSSEKIDGQVRAERQMRGFREALGYGDLLDLGFHGPMCTWWNSETQLHLDRVVCTPSWCNIFGHARVRHLPPRDSDHAPILLQASSSFLFLSRVRSFNSDAFNSIARSFVRVSFCPSAISIQLGCFLFSADREFASWIGAGLWPHRCASSVTGQVTVGGDWDGDRRLGRWDFNLFGFYLMTVAARRLGERKMVVTGCVAAVGD from the exons ATGAATATGGACATTCTtagttggaattgcagagggaTTTGCAATGATTCAACAAAGAGGGCGCTGAAAGATCTTATCTCTCAGAATCATCCTCAAATTGAGTTTCTCTGTGAGACAAAGATAAGTCGAATGGTGGATTTTATGGATCTGCATCGCGCTATTGGTTTTCAGCAGTACAAGGTGGTGCTGAGTGAAGGGAATTCTAGGGGATTGGCGATGTTTTGGAACGAGGATGTGAGTATTGTGCCTTGTTCCTCCTCTGCGCATCCTATAGATCTTGTTATTTTTGGAAATCTTGGTGAACCACAATGGCGACTGACAGGTTTTTATGGATATGCACAACCTAGAGAGCGAGATCGTTCATGGGAGTTGTTATGTACTCTACGCGATCTAGATTCACTGCCATGGGTCGTCATTGGAGAATTTAAAGAGATACTGAACAGTAGTGAGAAGATCGATGGGCAGGTTAGGGCTGAAAGGCAAATGAGGGGATTTCGTGAGGCACTCGGCTATGGTGATCTGCTTGATCTCGGATTTCATGGCCCAATGTGTACTTGGTGGAATTCAGAAACGCAGTTGCATTTAGACAGGGTTGTGTGTACTCCGTCATGGTGCAACATCTTTGGCCATGCTAGGGTGCGTCATCTTCCTCCCAGAGATTCAGACCATGCTCCTATATTGCTGCAGGCGAGCTCG TCGTTCCTCTTCCTCTCTCGTGTGAGGTCATTCAACTCAGATGCTTTCAATTCAATAGCGAGGTCATTCGTGCGAGTTTCGTTCTGTCCGAGCGCAATTTCGATTCAACTCGGATGCTTTCTCTTCTCTGCTGATAGAGAGTTCGCGTCTTGG ATTGGTGCAGGCCTCTGGCCTCACAGGTGTGCGTCTAGTGTGACCGGACAGGTTACTGTTGGAGGTGATTGGGATGGAGATCGGAGACTGGGGCGTTGGGATTTCAATCTGTTTGGTTTTTATTTGATGACGGTGGCTGCACGGAGACTGGGTGAGCGGAAGATGGTGGTGACTGGGTGTGTGGCGGCGGTTGGGGATTAG
- the LOC112165636 gene encoding putative ubiquitin-conjugating enzyme E2 38 isoform X3: MPPIPWLLNPPKSIETAVSGSSSFDRNYQQAAKSFAPASHNVMDLDGPSCDASSSKGDYTGLYLNEFIDINEYAQMTAYFDEMDVPPGIEAPIPHSLMLLDFRSSVKSVSGSSSSLKTQKDSVSHSLGISSSWKLPQVSSSKKKQSYLQHQGSASSLPVGAESSVFQTQTQNNVSVKPVSSMDTEKTMGKVNGFKQFDTVEDHSDHHYTKTSHLTKQKNWAKKIQEEWKILENDLPDMIFVRVYETRMDLLRAVIVGAEGTPYHDGLFFFDISFPSGYPNGPPHVYYHSGGLRLNPNLYDCGKVCLSLLNTWSGGKQEKWIPGKSTMLQVLVSIQGLILNTEPYFNEPGWAPMKGTPSGEMQSKKYNEDTFILSLRTMVYMMKKPPKYFEEFVIGHFRNRAHDILSACKAYMDGAQVGCLVKGQIQGVNGNKSCSQAFKNSVAGCLPTLVKQFTQIGAKDCEKFLPPTTVGNKQNGSMPQAARPSEWKKHF, encoded by the exons ATGCCACCTATCCCCTGGTTGTTGAATCCACCTAAGAGTAttgaaactgcagtttctgGAAGTAGTTCTTTTGATAGAAACTATCAGCAGGCTGCTAAGAGTTTTGCTCCAGCATCGCATAATGTGATGGACTTAGATGGTCCCAGTTGTGATGCATCTAGTTCCAAGGGTGACTATACTGGTCTTTATTTGAACGAGTTTATAGATATCAATGAGTATGCCCAAATGACGGCTTATTTTGATGAAATGGATGTTCCTCCTGGAATAGAAGCACCTATCCCACATAGTCTCATGTTgttagattttagaagcagtgTAAAATCAGTTTCTGGAAGTAGTTCAAGCTTGAAGACCCAAAAGGATAGTGTTAGTCACTCTCTTGGGATATCATCATCTTGGAAACTTCCACAAGTTTCCAGCAGTAAAAAGAAACAGTCTTATCTGCAACACCAAGGGAGTGCTTCtagtctcccagttggagcagaATCATCAGTATTTCAAACACAAACTCAAAACAATGTCTCTGTGAAGCCAGTTTCTAGCATGGATACAGAAAAAACTATGGGGAAGGTAAAtggtttcaaacaatttgatacAGTTGAAGATCATTCAGACCATCATTATACTAAGACGAGTCATTTAACAAAGCAG AAGAACTGGGCAAAGAAAATTCAGGAAGAGTGGAAGATCCTGGAGAATGATTTGCCTG ATATGATATTCGTTAGAGTTTATGAGACAAGAATGGACCTCTTGAGAGCAGTAATTGTTGGAGCGGAGGGTACTCCTTACCATGATGGTCTCTTTTTCTTTGATATTTCCTTCCCCAGTGGTTATCCCAATGGGCCACCG CATGTCTACTACCACTCTGGTGGCCTTCGACTAAATCCAAATTTGTATGATTGTGGAAAAGTATGCCTCAGCCTTCTCAACACCTGGTCTGGGGGCAAGCAAGAGAAGTGGATCCCTGGTAAGTCAACGATGCTTCAGGTTTTGGTCTCTATACAAGGGCTGATCTTGAATACAGAGCCCTACTTCAATGAGCCTGGATGGGCACCCATGAAGGGTACACCAAGCGGTGAAATGCAATCGAAGAAGTACAATGAGGACACGTTCATCCTATCTCTAAGGACGATGGTGTACATGATGAAGAAGCCTCCAAAG TATTTTGAGGAGTTTGTTATCGGGCATTTCCGCAATCGTGCTCATGACATTCTAAGTGCATGTAAAGCATATATGGATGGAGCTCAAGTGGGGTGTCTAGTCAAAGGTCAGATTCAGGGTGTTAATGGTAACAAGAGCTGCTCACAGGCGTTTAAAAATTCTGTAGCTGGGTGTTTGCCTACTCTTGTCAAACAGTTTACACAGATTGGTGCCAAGGACTGTGAGAAATTTTTACCACCAACAACAGTCGGGAATAAGCAGAATGGTAGCATGCCTCAGGCTGCAAGACCTTCAGAGTGGAAGAAACATTTTTAG
- the LOC112165636 gene encoding probable ubiquitin-conjugating enzyme E2 26 isoform X2 yields MESLPSPQNPKKRLFSDTVSSSPSMDEDDVVLIPPPVTRTRKSRKGKEGAVFNSFITSGKSSSSASHKVDYGDFFLDEIIDVDEYARLQSHFDNVEIPPGVEAPMPPIPWLLNPPKSIETAVSGSSSFDRNYQQAAKSFAPASHNVMDLDGPSCDASSSKGDYTGLYLNEFIDINEYAQMTAYFDEMDVPPGIEAPIPHSLMLLDFRSSVKSVSGSSSSLKTQKDSVSHSLGISSSWKLPQVSSSKKKQSYLQHQGSASSLPVGAESSVFQTQTQNNVSVKPVSSMDTEKTMGKVNGFKQFDTVEDHSDHHYTKTSHLTKQKNWAKKIQEEWKILENDLPDMIFVRVYETRMDLLRAVIVGAEGTPYHDGLFFFDISFPSGYPNGPPHVYYHSGGLRLNPNLYDCGKVCLSLLNTWSGGKQEKWIPGKSTMLQVLVSIQGLILNTEPYFNEPGWAPMKGTPSGEMQSKKYNEDTFILSLRTMVYMMKKPPKYFEEFVIGHFRNRAHDILSACKAYMDGAQVGCLVKGQIQGVNGNKSCSQAFKNSVAGCLPTLVKQFTQIGAKDCEKFLPPTTVGNKQNGSMPQAARPSEWKKHF; encoded by the exons ATGGAGTCGCTGCCGTCTCCCCAGAATCCCaa GAAGCGACTGTTTTCGGATACTGTGAGCAGTTCTCCGAGCATGGACGAGGACGACGTCGTCTTGATTCCCCCTCCCGTTACTCGGACTCGGAAATCACGCAAAGGCAAAGAG GGAGCTGTGTTCAATAGTTTTATTACTTCTGGTAAGAGTTCTTCCTCAGCATCACACAAGGTTGACTatggtgatttttttttggatgagatAATCGATGTCGATGAGTATGCCCGACTGCAATCCCATTTTGATAATGTGGAAATTCCTCCTGGAGTAGAAGCACCTATGCCACCTATCCCCTGGTTGTTGAATCCACCTAAGAGTAttgaaactgcagtttctgGAAGTAGTTCTTTTGATAGAAACTATCAGCAGGCTGCTAAGAGTTTTGCTCCAGCATCGCATAATGTGATGGACTTAGATGGTCCCAGTTGTGATGCATCTAGTTCCAAGGGTGACTATACTGGTCTTTATTTGAACGAGTTTATAGATATCAATGAGTATGCCCAAATGACGGCTTATTTTGATGAAATGGATGTTCCTCCTGGAATAGAAGCACCTATCCCACATAGTCTCATGTTgttagattttagaagcagtgTAAAATCAGTTTCTGGAAGTAGTTCAAGCTTGAAGACCCAAAAGGATAGTGTTAGTCACTCTCTTGGGATATCATCATCTTGGAAACTTCCACAAGTTTCCAGCAGTAAAAAGAAACAGTCTTATCTGCAACACCAAGGGAGTGCTTCtagtctcccagttggagcagaATCATCAGTATTTCAAACACAAACTCAAAACAATGTCTCTGTGAAGCCAGTTTCTAGCATGGATACAGAAAAAACTATGGGGAAGGTAAAtggtttcaaacaatttgatacAGTTGAAGATCATTCAGACCATCATTATACTAAGACGAGTCATTTAACAAAGCAG AAGAACTGGGCAAAGAAAATTCAGGAAGAGTGGAAGATCCTGGAGAATGATTTGCCTG ATATGATATTCGTTAGAGTTTATGAGACAAGAATGGACCTCTTGAGAGCAGTAATTGTTGGAGCGGAGGGTACTCCTTACCATGATGGTCTCTTTTTCTTTGATATTTCCTTCCCCAGTGGTTATCCCAATGGGCCACCG CATGTCTACTACCACTCTGGTGGCCTTCGACTAAATCCAAATTTGTATGATTGTGGAAAAGTATGCCTCAGCCTTCTCAACACCTGGTCTGGGGGCAAGCAAGAGAAGTGGATCCCTGGTAAGTCAACGATGCTTCAGGTTTTGGTCTCTATACAAGGGCTGATCTTGAATACAGAGCCCTACTTCAATGAGCCTGGATGGGCACCCATGAAGGGTACACCAAGCGGTGAAATGCAATCGAAGAAGTACAATGAGGACACGTTCATCCTATCTCTAAGGACGATGGTGTACATGATGAAGAAGCCTCCAAAG TATTTTGAGGAGTTTGTTATCGGGCATTTCCGCAATCGTGCTCATGACATTCTAAGTGCATGTAAAGCATATATGGATGGAGCTCAAGTGGGGTGTCTAGTCAAAGGTCAGATTCAGGGTGTTAATGGTAACAAGAGCTGCTCACAGGCGTTTAAAAATTCTGTAGCTGGGTGTTTGCCTACTCTTGTCAAACAGTTTACACAGATTGGTGCCAAGGACTGTGAGAAATTTTTACCACCAACAACAGTCGGGAATAAGCAGAATGGTAGCATGCCTCAGGCTGCAAGACCTTCAGAGTGGAAGAAACATTTTTAG